The proteins below come from a single Roseiflexus sp. RS-1 genomic window:
- a CDS encoding LacI family DNA-binding transcriptional regulator, with protein MQATIKQVAQRAGVSVATVSYVLNGTGVVTDETRQRVLDAVAELNYQPQHAARSMRGRSRTLGVTLSALPGRLAEPALTEVLAGVADAAALRGYFLLLATAGADQDETELCLSLARTRRVDGLVLFDMLVDDPRAQALAGAGIPHVCAGPPPAGIDSPSVAIDMHTAAVDAVRHLLGLGHRRIGLIQPPSELAVSEPIVEGYRQALTEAGLPFDPTLVVESGRAEEDGYQAMTELLASPKPPTAVLAGSDELAFGAMHALNDAGLIVGRDVSLVGFDDLPQAAHVNPPLTTLRQPRRVQGQQLAMLLDDVILKRNTSLRTVTLSARLIVRRSSGPAPVS; from the coding sequence ATGCAGGCGACGATCAAACAGGTTGCGCAGCGGGCTGGCGTATCGGTTGCCACTGTGTCGTATGTGCTCAACGGCACCGGTGTGGTGACGGACGAAACACGCCAGCGGGTGCTCGATGCCGTCGCTGAACTCAACTATCAACCGCAGCACGCAGCGCGTAGCATGCGTGGTCGAAGTCGCACGCTCGGCGTGACGCTGTCTGCGCTGCCAGGGCGTCTGGCGGAACCGGCGCTGACCGAGGTGTTAGCCGGTGTGGCGGACGCCGCCGCTCTGCGTGGCTACTTTTTGCTGCTGGCAACGGCTGGCGCGGATCAGGATGAGACGGAATTGTGCCTGAGCCTGGCGCGCACCAGACGGGTTGATGGGCTGGTGTTGTTTGACATGCTGGTGGATGATCCGCGTGCGCAGGCGCTCGCCGGGGCAGGTATTCCGCATGTGTGCGCCGGTCCGCCTCCGGCAGGCATTGATAGCCCCTCAGTTGCCATCGATATGCACACCGCAGCCGTTGATGCCGTGCGCCATCTGCTCGGTCTGGGGCATCGGCGGATCGGCTTGATCCAGCCCCCTTCGGAACTGGCGGTGAGTGAGCCGATTGTCGAAGGGTATCGGCAGGCGTTGACCGAAGCAGGTCTGCCGTTCGACCCGACGCTGGTTGTCGAATCGGGGCGCGCGGAGGAAGATGGCTACCAGGCAATGACTGAGTTGCTCGCATCTCCCAAACCGCCAACCGCTGTGCTGGCGGGAAGCGACGAACTGGCGTTTGGCGCTATGCATGCGCTCAACGACGCTGGTCTGATCGTTGGGCGCGATGTGTCGCTGGTCGGGTTTGATGATCTTCCACAGGCGGCGCATGTGAATCCGCCGCTGACGACGCTGCGCCAGCCGCGGCGTGTGCAGGGTCAACAACTGGCAATGCTGCTCGATGATGTGATTTTGAAACGCAATACCAGTTTGCGCACGGTAACGTTGAGCGCGCGCCTGATCGTTCGCAGGTCGAGCGGCCCGGCGCCTGTATCGTAG
- a CDS encoding ABC transporter ATP-binding protein, which yields MASIKFDHVWKRFGDFAALKDLTLDIADQEFLVLVGPSGCGKTTALRCLAGLEEVTDGNIMIGDRVVNDVPPKDRDIAMVFQSYALYPHMSVYDNMAFGLKLRKTPKAEIDRRVKEAAEMLHIGHLLDRKPKALSGGQRQRVALGRAIVRHPSVFLMDEPLSNLDAKLRVQTRAEISKLHQRLKTTFIYVTHDQTEAMTMGTRIAVMRDGVLQQLDTPQNLYDHPANMFVAGFIGSPAMNFFEATLVRGDGQVLVDFGPFQLPVPPSRVDAIADHIGMPIFFGIRPEDIHDAHYVPRGVDETARLMTTVNVVEPLGSEVYVYVENGGKEMVGRLDPRTKARTGETFEVVIDMTKMHIFDRDTEKALI from the coding sequence ATGGCATCCATTAAGTTCGACCACGTCTGGAAGCGCTTCGGTGATTTCGCCGCCCTCAAAGACCTCACCCTCGATATTGCCGACCAGGAGTTTCTGGTGCTGGTGGGACCATCGGGATGCGGCAAGACAACCGCGCTGCGTTGCCTTGCGGGGCTGGAAGAGGTGACGGACGGCAACATTATGATCGGTGATCGGGTGGTCAATGATGTGCCGCCCAAGGATCGCGACATTGCGATGGTGTTCCAGAGTTATGCGCTCTATCCGCATATGAGCGTGTACGATAATATGGCGTTTGGCTTGAAATTGCGCAAAACGCCGAAAGCCGAGATTGATCGGCGCGTCAAAGAAGCGGCGGAGATGCTCCATATCGGGCACCTCCTTGATCGGAAGCCAAAAGCTCTGTCTGGCGGTCAGCGTCAACGTGTCGCGCTCGGTCGCGCAATCGTGCGCCATCCGTCGGTCTTCCTCATGGACGAGCCGCTCTCGAACCTGGATGCCAAACTGCGAGTGCAGACACGCGCCGAGATCTCGAAATTGCATCAGCGCCTGAAAACGACCTTCATCTACGTGACGCACGATCAGACCGAGGCGATGACCATGGGAACGCGCATCGCCGTGATGCGCGATGGCGTCTTGCAGCAACTCGATACGCCGCAGAACCTGTACGACCATCCGGCGAATATGTTTGTCGCCGGGTTCATCGGCTCGCCAGCGATGAACTTCTTCGAGGCGACGCTGGTGCGCGGCGATGGGCAGGTGCTGGTGGATTTCGGTCCGTTCCAGTTGCCGGTGCCGCCATCGCGGGTCGATGCGATTGCCGATCATATTGGGATGCCGATCTTCTTCGGCATTCGCCCGGAGGACATCCACGATGCGCACTATGTACCGCGCGGCGTCGATGAGACTGCTCGCCTGATGACGACGGTCAACGTCGTCGAACCACTGGGATCGGAAGTCTACGTCTATGTAGAAAACGGCGGCAAGGAGATGGTTGGTCGTCTCGATCCGCGTACCAAAGCGCGTACCGGGGAGACGTTCGAGGTGGTCATCGATATGACCAAGATGCACATCTTCGACCGCGATACCGAAAAGGCGCTGATCTGA
- a CDS encoding nitroreductase family deazaflavin-dependent oxidoreductase, with translation MHYSPHDLSVLAHLDFCYLTTSGRVSGKPHTIEIWFALHNHTVYLLAGNHASDWVKNARRTPTVSLAIGDATFVGTARIVDQEAEDALARRLILAKYQPGYGEDLSDWGRTALPVAVDLHVS, from the coding sequence ATGCACTATTCGCCGCACGACCTGAGTGTGCTGGCGCACCTCGATTTCTGCTATCTGACGACCAGCGGGCGTGTATCGGGCAAGCCGCATACGATTGAAATCTGGTTTGCGCTGCACAACCATACAGTCTACCTGCTTGCAGGCAACCATGCGTCCGATTGGGTGAAAAATGCGCGTCGCACTCCGACAGTGTCGCTTGCCATCGGCGACGCGACGTTTGTTGGCACGGCGCGCATTGTGGATCAGGAAGCGGAAGATGCGCTGGCGCGTCGCCTGATCCTCGCCAAGTATCAGCCCGGCTACGGCGAGGATCTCTCCGATTGGGGGCGCACTGCTCTCCCGGTGGCGGTCGATCTGCACGTGTCCTGA